A genomic region of Rhodococcus pyridinivorans contains the following coding sequences:
- a CDS encoding DUF2461 domain-containing protein, which produces MFTGFPVAAIDFYDDLEADNSKAFWAAHKAVYDDCVRGPMLALLAELEEEFGEGKAFRPYRDVRFSKDKLPYKTHQGGFASVAQSVGYYVEINAAGLRVAAGLFHGSSDQIAGYRTGVDHDRRGPELGRIVRKLERAGYEIGGDRLKSRPRGVDVDHPRIELMRHRSLWAGRTEISPPWIDSPRTLEEVRSAWREFRPLVRWLTAATTT; this is translated from the coding sequence GTGTTCACCGGATTTCCCGTCGCGGCCATCGACTTCTACGACGATCTCGAGGCCGACAACAGCAAAGCATTCTGGGCCGCGCACAAGGCCGTCTACGACGACTGCGTGCGCGGCCCGATGCTTGCCCTACTTGCGGAACTCGAGGAGGAGTTCGGGGAGGGCAAGGCCTTCCGCCCGTACCGCGACGTGCGGTTCAGCAAGGACAAGCTGCCGTACAAGACCCACCAGGGCGGATTCGCCTCCGTCGCGCAGAGCGTCGGCTACTACGTCGAGATCAACGCCGCCGGATTGCGGGTCGCCGCCGGCCTGTTCCACGGCTCGTCCGATCAGATCGCCGGTTACCGGACCGGGGTCGATCACGACCGTCGCGGCCCCGAGCTCGGGAGGATCGTGCGCAAGCTCGAACGCGCGGGATACGAGATCGGCGGCGACCGGTTGAAGTCCCGGCCGCGCGGCGTGGACGTCGATCATCCCCGCATCGAACTCATGCGTCACCGGTCGCTGTGGGCCGGTCGCACCGAGATCTCCCCGCCGTGGATCGACAGTCCGCGCACCCTCGAGGAGGTGCGTTCGGCGTGGCGTGAGTTCCGGCCGCTGGTGCGCTGGCTCACCGCTGCTACCACAACGTGA
- a CDS encoding ribose-phosphate diphosphokinase, with translation MTNWIDNQKNLMLFSGRAHPELAEQVAKELGVPLTPQTARDFANGETFVRFEESVRGSDAFVLQSHPFPLNQWVMEQLIMIDALKRGSAKRITAILPFYPYARQDKKHRGREPISARLIADLLKTAGADRIITVDLHTDQIQGFFDGPVDHMHAQGQLAEYIRGKYGVENIAVVSPDSGRVRVAEKWADTLGGAPLAFIHKTRDPLVPNQVKSNRVVGEVDGRTCILIDDMIDTGGTIAGAVKILKEAGAGDVIIAATHGVLSDPAAERLASCGAKEVIVTNTLPIPPEKQFDCLTVLSIAPLLAQTIREVFENGSVTSLFNGVA, from the coding sequence GTGACCAATTGGATCGACAACCAGAAGAACTTGATGCTCTTCTCCGGCCGGGCCCATCCCGAGCTGGCAGAGCAGGTCGCGAAGGAACTGGGCGTCCCCCTCACCCCGCAGACGGCACGGGACTTCGCGAACGGTGAGACGTTCGTGCGTTTCGAGGAGTCGGTGCGCGGTTCGGATGCCTTCGTGCTGCAGAGCCATCCGTTCCCGCTGAACCAGTGGGTCATGGAGCAGCTCATCATGATCGACGCGCTCAAGCGTGGTTCGGCCAAGCGCATCACCGCGATCCTGCCGTTCTACCCCTACGCCCGTCAGGACAAGAAGCACCGCGGCCGCGAGCCCATCTCCGCCCGCCTGATCGCCGATCTGCTCAAGACCGCCGGCGCCGACCGCATCATCACGGTCGACCTGCACACCGATCAGATCCAGGGCTTCTTCGACGGTCCGGTCGACCACATGCACGCACAGGGCCAGCTCGCCGAGTACATCCGCGGCAAGTACGGCGTCGAGAACATCGCCGTGGTCTCCCCCGACTCCGGTCGCGTGCGGGTGGCCGAGAAGTGGGCCGACACCCTCGGTGGCGCGCCGCTGGCGTTCATCCACAAGACCCGCGACCCGCTGGTGCCCAACCAGGTCAAGTCGAACCGCGTGGTCGGTGAGGTCGACGGCCGCACCTGCATCCTGATCGACGACATGATCGACACCGGTGGCACCATCGCCGGCGCCGTGAAGATCCTCAAGGAGGCCGGCGCGGGCGACGTCATCATCGCCGCCACCCACGGTGTGCTCTCCGACCCGGCCGCCGAGCGCCTTGCTTCGTGCGGCGCCAAGGAGGTCATCGTCACCAACACGCTGCCGATCCCGCCGGAGAAGCAGTTCGACTGCCTCACCGTGCTGTCGATCGCTCCGCTGCTCGCGCAGACGATCCGCGAGGTCTTCGAGAACGGCTCGGTCACCTCGCTGTTCAACGGGGTCGCCTGA
- the egtA gene encoding ergothioneine biosynthesis glutamate--cysteine ligase EgtA — protein MAMAVDAAASRARKDLGSRAAAEDHVRSRAFRLGIPRLIGVELEWLTARADGTESRPELTRLVEALGPHAPRTVAPSSSARPLPSGSAVSVEPGGQIELSSVPCTSARQVCDRLTADLRMLRALLARRSVTMLDRAADEVRPPHRLLRTPRYGAMELRYDRIGPMGRLMMNSTASIQVSVDAGRDEAEVVQRWELLHAIGPAMIAAFACSPRLRGAPEGDWASQRMRTWLELDPALGHVDHPADYPAWVLDAPLTCVRSEMPEWYAPPGATFAAWLAGELDADIHRRPTIDDLDYHMTTLFPPVRPCGHLEVRYLDAQPAESWQVPVAALEALLSAPEVSAEACAIAAPVRDQWSEAARVGLASLELRAAAAGLLSLAAESSRDMRFTAALDAAAARCLRGLAPGEEVR, from the coding sequence ATGGCAATGGCAGTCGATGCCGCAGCCTCCCGTGCCCGCAAGGACCTCGGCTCCCGAGCAGCAGCGGAGGACCACGTCCGCAGCAGGGCATTCCGGCTGGGAATCCCCAGGCTGATCGGGGTCGAGCTCGAATGGCTCACCGCGCGGGCCGACGGCACCGAATCGCGTCCCGAACTCACGAGGCTCGTCGAGGCCCTCGGGCCCCACGCGCCGCGCACGGTAGCGCCGTCGTCGTCGGCCCGTCCCCTGCCGTCGGGCAGCGCGGTCAGCGTCGAGCCGGGTGGTCAGATCGAGCTGTCGAGCGTGCCGTGCACTTCGGCACGGCAGGTGTGCGATCGGCTCACGGCCGACCTCCGCATGCTCCGGGCGTTGCTGGCCCGCCGGTCGGTGACCATGCTCGACCGCGCCGCCGACGAGGTGCGGCCTCCCCACCGTCTGCTGCGCACCCCGCGCTACGGAGCGATGGAACTCCGCTACGACCGGATCGGCCCGATGGGCCGGTTGATGATGAACAGCACTGCGTCCATACAGGTTTCCGTCGACGCGGGACGCGACGAGGCAGAGGTGGTGCAGCGCTGGGAGTTGCTCCACGCCATCGGCCCGGCGATGATCGCGGCCTTCGCGTGCTCGCCCCGGCTGCGAGGTGCTCCGGAGGGCGACTGGGCGTCGCAGCGGATGCGCACGTGGCTCGAACTCGATCCCGCCCTCGGTCACGTCGACCATCCCGCCGACTACCCCGCATGGGTGCTCGACGCACCGCTGACCTGCGTGCGTTCGGAAATGCCCGAATGGTACGCACCGCCCGGCGCCACCTTCGCGGCGTGGCTCGCGGGCGAGCTCGACGCCGACATCCACCGTCGACCCACCATCGACGACCTCGACTACCACATGACGACGCTGTTCCCGCCTGTTCGTCCGTGCGGGCATCTCGAGGTGCGTTATCTCGACGCCCAGCCGGCCGAGTCGTGGCAGGTGCCCGTCGCGGCTCTCGAGGCGTTGCTGTCGGCGCCCGAGGTCTCCGCGGAGGCGTGCGCGATCGCCGCGCCGGTGCGCGACCAGTGGTCCGAGGCGGCCCGCGTCGGTCTCGCCTCGCTCGAATTGCGTGCTGCCGCGGCGGGTTTGCTCTCGCTCGCGGCGGAGTCCTCCCGCGACATGCGGTTCACCGCGGCGCTCGACGCGGCCGCGGCACGGTGCCTGCGCGGTCTGGCGCCGGGTGAGGAGGTGCGGTGA
- the egtD gene encoding L-histidine N(alpha)-methyltransferase, which produces MIVDVHLRPEDLDAKLREDARRGLTSDPKYLSPTWLYDARGSELFDEITRLPEYYPTRTEFALLRQHAADFADAARPEMLVELGSGSSEKTHVLLDALEPYLHTYVPQDVSEPALRSAVTRLAAEYPNLTVHGVVGDFTDSLTHLPAGGKRAIAFLGGTIGNLVPSERAQFLAGTAAILHPGEWLLLGAGLVIDRDTLIAAYDDAAGVTAEFDRNVLRVLNDRLGADFDPARFVHRAVWDPENEWIEMRLEATEAMDVTIPGLDLQISFAEGEQIRTEISAKFRLVGISQELADAGFVVRHEWVDPDGRFVLLAASRE; this is translated from the coding sequence GTGATCGTCGACGTGCATCTGCGCCCCGAGGACCTCGACGCCAAACTGCGCGAGGACGCACGGCGCGGACTCACGTCCGATCCCAAGTACCTGTCGCCGACCTGGCTGTACGACGCGCGGGGCAGCGAACTGTTCGACGAGATCACGCGACTGCCCGAGTACTATCCGACACGCACCGAATTCGCACTGCTGCGACAGCACGCCGCCGACTTCGCCGATGCCGCCCGCCCCGAGATGCTCGTCGAACTCGGCTCCGGGTCGTCCGAGAAGACGCACGTGCTGCTCGACGCCCTCGAACCGTATCTCCACACCTACGTGCCGCAGGACGTCTCCGAACCGGCGTTGCGGTCGGCCGTCACCCGGCTGGCGGCGGAGTATCCGAACCTGACGGTGCACGGGGTTGTCGGCGACTTCACCGATTCGCTCACGCATCTGCCGGCCGGCGGGAAACGCGCGATCGCGTTCCTCGGCGGCACGATCGGCAATCTCGTCCCGAGCGAACGCGCACAGTTCCTCGCCGGGACGGCCGCGATCCTCCATCCCGGCGAGTGGCTGCTCCTCGGCGCCGGTCTCGTCATCGACCGCGACACCCTGATCGCCGCCTACGACGACGCGGCCGGCGTGACGGCGGAGTTCGACCGGAACGTCCTGCGGGTGCTCAACGACCGGCTCGGCGCCGACTTCGATCCCGCCCGGTTCGTGCACCGCGCCGTCTGGGACCCGGAGAACGAGTGGATCGAGATGCGCCTCGAGGCGACCGAGGCGATGGACGTGACGATCCCGGGCCTCGACCTGCAGATCTCCTTCGCCGAGGGTGAGCAGATCCGGACCGAGATCTCCGCGAAGTTCCGCCTCGTCGGAATCTCGCAGGAACTCGCCGACGCGGGATTCGTGGTCCGGCACGAATGGGTGGATCCGGACGGACGGTTCGTCCTGCTCGCCGCATCCCGGGAGTAG
- a CDS encoding MFS transporter: MASSRPVLTTPVLLLMAVATGLCVGGNYFNQPLLDSIAEALDTSRSAAASTVTVAQVAYALGLLFLVPLGDMFPQRRLAVMLMLAAAAGQGLSGFAPNIGVLVVGTAVAGLFSVAAQVLVPFAATLATPESRGRAVGTVMSGLLVGILVARSVAGILAELGDSWTTVYRVSAVAMVIVALALWRVLPATPPVVRQGYGSTLRSLGTLIVTHPRLRTRTLLGGLGFASVGALFSTMAFLLSDPPFGLDDLQIGLVGLAGVAGAFAATAAGRLVDRGYGPPTTAVGVFTLIASWAALAAGASSLVWFVVGMLVVDLALNLVHITNQNIVYALDPDARSRVNSVYMTGYFIGAASGSALGTMAWSAGGWTAVCVLGVGLAALAGVVWALDLRLTARMRARSATATGGPAAA; the protein is encoded by the coding sequence ATGGCGTCCTCCCGTCCCGTCCTGACGACCCCGGTGCTGTTGCTCATGGCCGTGGCGACGGGTCTGTGCGTGGGTGGCAACTACTTCAACCAACCGCTGCTCGACTCGATCGCCGAAGCACTGGACACCTCCCGATCGGCCGCCGCCTCCACCGTGACGGTCGCGCAGGTCGCCTATGCTCTCGGCCTGCTGTTCCTCGTGCCGCTCGGCGACATGTTCCCGCAGCGGCGGCTGGCGGTGATGCTCATGCTGGCCGCGGCGGCGGGGCAGGGGCTGAGCGGATTCGCGCCGAACATCGGGGTGCTCGTGGTGGGCACCGCTGTCGCCGGTCTGTTCTCGGTGGCCGCGCAGGTGCTGGTGCCGTTCGCGGCGACCCTCGCGACGCCGGAATCGAGGGGTCGCGCGGTCGGCACCGTGATGAGCGGGCTGCTCGTCGGGATCCTCGTGGCCCGGAGCGTCGCGGGCATCCTCGCCGAACTCGGCGACAGTTGGACGACGGTCTACCGGGTGAGCGCGGTCGCGATGGTGATCGTGGCGCTCGCGTTGTGGCGGGTGCTGCCGGCGACGCCACCGGTGGTCCGTCAGGGTTACGGCAGCACGCTGCGATCACTCGGGACGTTGATCGTCACGCATCCTCGCCTGCGCACCCGGACCCTGCTCGGCGGGCTGGGTTTCGCGTCGGTGGGCGCGCTGTTCTCGACGATGGCGTTTCTGCTGTCCGACCCGCCCTTCGGCCTCGACGACCTGCAGATCGGGCTCGTCGGGCTGGCCGGGGTGGCCGGTGCATTCGCCGCGACCGCGGCGGGCCGGCTCGTCGACCGCGGTTACGGACCGCCGACGACGGCGGTGGGAGTGTTCACGCTGATCGCGTCGTGGGCGGCGCTCGCGGCGGGTGCGAGCTCGCTGGTGTGGTTCGTCGTCGGGATGCTCGTCGTCGACCTCGCGCTCAACCTCGTGCACATCACCAACCAGAACATCGTGTACGCCCTCGACCCCGACGCCCGCTCGCGCGTCAATTCCGTCTACATGACGGGCTACTTCATCGGTGCGGCGTCCGGTTCGGCGCTCGGCACGATGGCGTGGAGCGCCGGCGGGTGGACCGCGGTGTGTGTGCTCGGTGTCGGACTGGCGGCGCTCGCGGGTGTCGTGTGGGCGCTCGATCTTCGGCTCACCGCCCGGATGCGTGCGCGTTCGGCTACAGCGACCGGCGGACCGGCAGCAGCCTGA
- a CDS encoding helix-turn-helix transcriptional regulator, which yields MSVSDSPRVGAPAWRSLSSALARPRLFACLDRCSTLTVIDAPPGFGKRTLVAGWLHRGGAPDHTIVWVPELTASGDGDLPEHALAVLADHPAVEVAGDGPDDSPFERVVRTFRDLGSPCLLVLACVSPQNSAEVLEATLRLLDRCPRLDAIVCLPGNSTDMTEVVLRGIDSTYVPAADLAFTIEETTLLRDAGPERSDSECEVVCRVLGGVPTLVSAAAAVARSRPQRLIDSRGLPTPALARLVRTYVESRLDELDDAHREFAFSVAAAHSVTAERAAELTGAADPEAALATLAAAGLLMDSPFDDPRTWRWPDAVRSCVLDISRREQPGRVDALLVDLARAHRDAGRPAEASIYAVEAGDWETAVAIVEESWARMVDSSFDVLVKVLRQIPDQELGDHPSVQAGRALFTQMLDEHSILHASLPADPDELTELGKTPGAAQALYVATVQTLTLRVSGEFGEAARLTLLLRPLVDSILEHRPDDLGPQLPLLRVQWAITLQLAGYLTESTTVFRRAYRGAYAVNIAFVIQNAAGSSALNWAVTGDNPRAREWLRIESNAEPTEGRWGEMVKVGGRVASALVHLDSLELDRAVGYLDELGVPRVSEELWGFVAYGRAYYNLAAGNAYDGLTELHRLIASHHDLFDRGAFSRILLGAAEIDLQLALGNGNLARALAEESPQTHPMLVVTNARVELFTGHPEIALKKLKRVPWTECGFPRAHVEALLIEASAHLDLDKKDAAVRSWQRACTLAEALGNRRAFTTLAEGVAGRLAEPGGLTVPDEAIGSVFTEPVTHVELSRRETDVLELLALGSTHADIAKKLFVSHNTIKTQLRSIYRKLGVHTRVEAIGRARDLRLLPVRRSL from the coding sequence GTGAGTGTTTCCGACTCCCCTCGTGTCGGTGCACCCGCGTGGCGTTCCTTGTCCTCGGCTCTGGCGCGACCCCGATTGTTCGCGTGTCTCGACCGGTGCTCCACGCTGACGGTGATCGACGCTCCCCCGGGTTTCGGCAAGCGGACGCTCGTCGCGGGATGGCTCCATCGGGGCGGCGCACCCGACCACACGATCGTCTGGGTTCCCGAACTCACGGCGTCCGGCGACGGCGACCTGCCCGAGCATGCGCTCGCGGTCCTCGCCGATCACCCGGCCGTCGAGGTCGCCGGCGACGGTCCCGACGATTCCCCGTTCGAGCGCGTGGTCCGTACCTTCCGCGATCTGGGGTCGCCCTGCCTGCTCGTGCTCGCCTGTGTGTCGCCGCAGAACTCGGCCGAGGTGCTCGAAGCAACCCTTCGGCTGCTCGACCGGTGCCCCCGGCTCGATGCGATCGTCTGCCTGCCGGGAAACAGCACCGACATGACCGAGGTCGTCCTCCGCGGGATCGACTCCACGTACGTCCCGGCGGCCGATCTCGCGTTCACCATCGAGGAGACGACGCTGTTGCGCGACGCCGGACCGGAGCGCTCCGACAGCGAGTGCGAGGTCGTGTGTCGCGTGCTCGGTGGTGTGCCCACCCTGGTCTCGGCGGCCGCGGCCGTCGCCCGGAGCCGGCCCCAGCGCCTGATCGACTCCCGTGGACTGCCGACCCCGGCCTTGGCCCGCCTCGTGCGGACGTATGTGGAGAGCCGGCTCGACGAACTCGACGACGCGCACCGCGAGTTCGCGTTCTCGGTCGCCGCTGCCCACAGCGTCACCGCCGAGCGGGCGGCCGAACTGACGGGCGCGGCGGACCCCGAGGCCGCACTCGCGACGCTCGCCGCGGCCGGCCTCCTGATGGATTCGCCCTTCGACGATCCCCGGACGTGGCGGTGGCCCGACGCCGTCCGCTCGTGCGTGCTCGACATCTCCCGCCGAGAGCAACCCGGACGTGTCGACGCCCTGCTCGTCGATCTCGCCCGGGCCCATCGCGACGCCGGCAGGCCCGCCGAGGCGTCGATCTATGCCGTCGAGGCCGGCGACTGGGAGACCGCCGTGGCGATCGTCGAGGAATCCTGGGCGCGCATGGTCGACAGTTCTTTCGACGTTCTCGTCAAGGTGCTCCGGCAGATCCCCGACCAGGAGCTCGGCGACCATCCGTCGGTCCAGGCAGGTCGCGCGCTGTTCACGCAGATGCTCGACGAACATTCGATCCTGCACGCCTCCCTGCCCGCGGATCCCGACGAACTCACCGAGCTCGGGAAGACACCCGGCGCCGCGCAGGCCCTCTACGTCGCGACGGTGCAGACCCTGACCCTGCGGGTCTCGGGCGAATTCGGTGAGGCCGCGCGGTTGACGCTGCTGTTGCGTCCGCTCGTCGATTCGATCCTCGAACACCGGCCCGACGATCTCGGTCCGCAACTGCCGCTGCTGCGCGTGCAGTGGGCGATCACGCTCCAGCTCGCCGGATATCTGACCGAGTCCACCACCGTCTTCCGCCGCGCCTACCGCGGTGCGTACGCCGTGAACATCGCCTTCGTCATCCAGAACGCCGCGGGCAGCTCGGCGCTGAACTGGGCGGTGACGGGCGACAATCCGCGCGCCCGGGAATGGCTGCGCATCGAGAGCAACGCCGAGCCCACCGAGGGTCGCTGGGGCGAGATGGTCAAGGTGGGTGGTCGCGTGGCGTCCGCGCTCGTCCACCTCGACTCGCTCGAGCTCGACCGTGCCGTCGGATATCTCGACGAGCTCGGTGTCCCGCGGGTTTCGGAGGAACTCTGGGGATTCGTCGCCTACGGCCGGGCCTACTACAACCTGGCGGCGGGCAACGCCTACGACGGACTCACCGAACTGCACCGGCTCATCGCTTCACACCACGATCTGTTCGACCGCGGCGCGTTCTCGCGCATCCTGCTCGGGGCCGCCGAGATCGACCTGCAGCTGGCGCTCGGCAACGGCAACCTCGCGCGCGCCCTCGCCGAGGAGTCGCCGCAGACCCATCCGATGCTCGTGGTGACGAACGCGCGTGTCGAACTGTTCACCGGTCATCCGGAGATCGCGCTCAAGAAGCTCAAGCGTGTTCCGTGGACGGAGTGCGGCTTCCCGCGCGCACATGTCGAGGCGTTGCTCATCGAGGCGAGCGCCCACCTCGATCTCGACAAGAAGGACGCCGCGGTCCGCAGCTGGCAGCGGGCCTGCACGCTCGCCGAGGCCCTCGGCAACCGCCGCGCCTTCACCACTCTGGCCGAGGGTGTCGCCGGGCGTCTTGCGGAGCCCGGCGGTCTCACCGTCCCGGACGAGGCGATCGGGTCCGTCTTCACCGAACCGGTCACCCATGTCGAACTGTCCCGGCGGGAGACAGACGTGCTGGAGTTGCTGGCGCTGGGATCGACGCACGCCGACATCGCGAAGAAGTTGTTCGTCTCGCACAACACGATCAAGACCCAGTTGCGCAGCATCTACCGCAAGCTCGGCGTGCACACGCGGGTGGAAGCCATCGGCCGGGCGCGCGATCTCAGGCTGCTGCCGGTCCGCCGGTCGCTGTAG
- the egtC gene encoding ergothioneine biosynthesis protein EgtC, with translation MCRHLAYIGPETNVAALLSTGTNSLLRQSWAPTDMRGGGTINADGFGVGWWSAEGTFGRYRSALPIWSDPFVGEGLTSIRSRTVVAATRSATEGMPVERSAAAPFSGDRWAFSLNGVVRGWPGSLVTLAGALPVAELLQLESPTDAATLWLLLQSRLRSADPEPALISLVHDVLELAPESRLNMLLCNESGIWATAWYHSLWTFVDEQVAIVASEPFDDDSRWKPVPDRHLVAAMPGKLIVSPLEVGSP, from the coding sequence ATGTGTAGACATCTGGCGTACATCGGGCCGGAGACGAACGTCGCGGCACTGCTGTCCACCGGAACCAACTCGCTGCTCCGCCAGTCGTGGGCGCCCACCGACATGCGTGGGGGAGGCACGATCAACGCCGACGGATTCGGTGTCGGATGGTGGAGTGCCGAGGGCACCTTCGGGCGCTACCGGTCGGCGTTGCCGATCTGGTCCGATCCCTTCGTCGGTGAAGGCTTGACATCGATACGGTCGCGCACCGTCGTCGCCGCGACCCGCTCGGCCACCGAGGGGATGCCCGTCGAACGGTCGGCGGCCGCGCCCTTCTCCGGCGACCGGTGGGCGTTCAGTCTCAACGGTGTCGTCCGGGGCTGGCCGGGATCGCTCGTCACCCTCGCCGGCGCGCTTCCCGTCGCAGAACTGCTGCAGCTCGAATCACCGACCGATGCTGCCACGCTGTGGCTCCTGCTCCAGTCGCGTCTGCGCTCGGCCGATCCCGAGCCGGCGCTGATCTCACTCGTCCACGACGTGCTGGAACTCGCACCGGAATCACGGTTGAACATGTTGCTGTGCAACGAATCCGGGATCTGGGCCACCGCCTGGTACCACTCGCTGTGGACGTTCGTCGACGAGCAGGTCGCGATCGTGGCGTCCGAACCGTTCGACGACGACAGCCGCTGGAAACCCGTACCCGACCGGCATCTCGTCGCCGCGATGCCGGGCAAACTCATCGTCTCACCACTGGAGGTCGGTTCACCGTGA
- the egtB gene encoding ergothioneine biosynthesis protein EgtB: MTPARVALRRHLERARARTEVLASVPEQDLTAQHSPLMSPLVWDLAHIANQEERWLVRVAGRRPAVRGDIDDLYDAFRHPRATRTGLPLLDPDAARRYARAVRELTWDVLEDSAFDDDLTREGFVFAMVAQHEQQHGETMLATHQLRQGPPLLDAPEAPRTGTVRDTERVRIPAGAFEMGTSTDPWALDNERPAHVVEVPEFELDAVPVTNRRYLGFVEDGGYERPELWSEAGWQHRLDARLEAPQFWSRDETGWSRTAFGRTMPLHPDEPVVHVCFHEAEAFARWAGGRLPTEAEWEKAARWDPATGLSRRFPWGDEDPGPDHANLGQRHLGPAVVGAYPQGASPLGVHQLIGDVWEWTSTPFTGYPGFRAFPYREYSEVFFGDGHRVLRGGSFGTDEVACRGTFRNWDLPIRRQIFSGLRVAYGTGDV; this comes from the coding sequence GTGACACCTGCTCGTGTTGCGCTCAGGCGGCACCTCGAGCGGGCGCGTGCCCGCACCGAGGTACTCGCCTCCGTGCCGGAACAGGATCTCACCGCACAACATTCGCCGTTGATGAGCCCGCTGGTGTGGGATCTCGCGCACATCGCCAACCAGGAGGAGCGCTGGCTCGTGCGGGTCGCGGGCAGGCGCCCTGCGGTTCGCGGCGACATCGACGATCTCTACGACGCGTTCCGGCATCCCCGCGCGACCCGCACGGGGCTGCCGCTGCTCGACCCCGACGCCGCCCGCCGTTACGCGCGTGCCGTCCGCGAGCTCACCTGGGATGTGCTCGAAGACAGTGCATTCGACGACGATCTGACCCGCGAGGGTTTCGTCTTCGCGATGGTCGCGCAGCACGAACAGCAGCACGGCGAGACGATGCTCGCGACGCACCAGTTACGGCAGGGTCCACCCTTGCTCGACGCGCCGGAAGCGCCGCGCACCGGAACCGTCCGCGACACCGAACGTGTCCGGATCCCCGCCGGCGCATTCGAGATGGGCACGTCCACCGATCCGTGGGCCCTCGACAACGAGCGCCCGGCACACGTCGTCGAGGTGCCGGAGTTCGAACTCGACGCGGTGCCCGTCACCAACCGCCGTTACCTCGGGTTCGTCGAGGACGGCGGGTACGAGCGGCCCGAACTGTGGAGCGAGGCAGGTTGGCAGCACCGCCTCGACGCCCGTCTCGAGGCCCCGCAGTTCTGGAGTCGCGACGAAACCGGATGGAGCAGAACGGCCTTCGGCCGCACGATGCCTCTGCACCCGGACGAGCCGGTCGTGCACGTGTGCTTCCACGAGGCGGAGGCGTTCGCCCGCTGGGCCGGTGGACGTCTTCCGACCGAGGCCGAATGGGAGAAGGCGGCACGCTGGGATCCGGCCACCGGGCTCAGCCGCCGATTCCCGTGGGGCGACGAGGATCCCGGTCCCGACCACGCGAATCTCGGTCAGCGTCATCTCGGTCCCGCCGTCGTCGGCGCGTATCCGCAGGGAGCGTCACCGCTCGGGGTGCACCAGCTGATCGGCGACGTCTGGGAGTGGACGTCCACACCGTTCACCGGTTATCCGGGCTTCCGCGCGTTCCCGTACCGCGAGTACTCGGAGGTCTTCTTCGGCGACGGACACCGGGTTCTGCGCGGAGGCTCGTTCGGAACCGACGAGGTCGCGTGCCGCGGAACCTTCCGCAACTGGGATCTGCCGATCCGCCGTCAGATCTTCTCCGGGCTCCGCGTCGCGTACGGGACGGGCGATGTGTAG